In one window of Massilibacterium senegalense DNA:
- a CDS encoding septation ring formation regulator EzrA — protein MTWIIAIFAVLFIIFGLTTWFRKKSYAEIDRLDSLKMELMSRPMTEEIAKIKALNVKGKTEENFEKWRSEWDDIITVHMPEIEEQIFDAEQAVDKYRFTKVKQKLKDTEERLLHTEEQMNNIIKEVQELLQHKEDNEKDCQEVETLLANTRRTMLAHHLSFGETVTYFEEEHQRLKEQYELYQQFIDEGDYYQAREVLVEVKEKLVEMDEKMGEVPQLLSELKHNIPNALDELERGQKEMEEDGYDLTYLSIQKQIDLLRKELPNMYEKMIKVQIDDVKHSLEDTNQKIDDMYDQLQKEVIARQFVKVESAHYEEWLKRTTEKIQKLEKEALDLQETYHLMDSDVVNEHYFKRELSQATKKYNLVADTLTKEKQSFVLLEQTLKEVEEKLKAVDQAYEEYIETLQSLRKDEYEAKQKLKAMRHQVLEMSRKVQIHHLPGVTSEYKVLMERTKGKLEKCKNQLEEKPLQMDVINRLLKEAEEMVNDLQTQTNKMIEQVQLFERLIQYGNRYRRKSKELSRQLDEAEQAFRECKYEQALEKAAMSIERVSPGSIQQLELPVKK, from the coding sequence GTGACTTGGATTATTGCTATATTTGCTGTATTATTTATTATTTTTGGTTTGACTACATGGTTTAGAAAAAAATCCTATGCGGAAATTGATCGATTAGATTCATTAAAAATGGAATTAATGAGTCGACCGATGACAGAAGAAATCGCTAAAATCAAAGCATTAAATGTAAAAGGTAAAACGGAAGAAAATTTTGAAAAATGGCGAAGTGAATGGGACGATATTATTACTGTTCATATGCCAGAAATCGAAGAACAAATTTTTGATGCTGAACAAGCAGTAGACAAATACCGTTTTACAAAGGTAAAACAAAAATTGAAAGATACGGAAGAACGATTACTGCACACAGAAGAGCAAATGAATAACATTATTAAAGAAGTGCAGGAGTTACTTCAACATAAAGAAGATAATGAAAAAGACTGCCAAGAAGTTGAGACCCTATTAGCTAACACGAGAAGAACGATGTTAGCGCATCATTTATCCTTTGGTGAAACGGTTACGTATTTTGAAGAAGAGCATCAACGATTAAAAGAACAATACGAATTGTACCAACAGTTTATTGATGAAGGGGACTATTATCAAGCGCGAGAAGTGTTAGTAGAGGTAAAAGAAAAACTCGTAGAGATGGACGAAAAAATGGGAGAAGTTCCACAGCTGCTAAGTGAATTGAAACATAACATCCCAAATGCATTAGATGAATTAGAACGCGGACAAAAAGAAATGGAAGAAGACGGATATGATTTAACGTATTTATCGATTCAAAAACAAATTGATTTGTTAAGAAAAGAATTACCGAACATGTATGAAAAGATGATAAAAGTTCAAATTGATGATGTGAAACATTCTTTAGAAGATACGAATCAAAAAATTGACGATATGTACGATCAATTGCAAAAAGAAGTTATTGCAAGACAATTTGTGAAAGTAGAATCAGCCCATTATGAAGAATGGTTAAAAAGAACAACAGAAAAAATTCAAAAATTAGAAAAAGAAGCGTTGGATTTACAAGAAACATATCATTTAATGGATTCCGATGTTGTGAATGAACATTATTTTAAACGCGAACTATCACAAGCAACAAAAAAATACAATCTTGTGGCTGATACGTTAACGAAAGAAAAACAATCTTTCGTATTATTAGAACAAACATTAAAAGAAGTAGAAGAAAAATTAAAAGCAGTGGATCAAGCATATGAGGAATATATCGAAACGCTTCAAAGTTTACGTAAAGATGAATATGAAGCAAAACAAAAATTAAAAGCAATGCGACATCAAGTATTAGAAATGAGTCGGAAAGTACAAATTCATCATTTACCAGGCGTGACGAGCGAATATAAAGTATTAATGGAGCGCACAAAAGGTAAACTAGAAAAATGTAAAAATCAGTTGGAAGAAAAGCCACTTCAAATGGATGTCATTAACCGTTTATTGAAGGAAGCAGAAGAAATGGTGAATGATCTACAAACCCAAACGAATAAAATGATTGAGCAAGTGCAATTATTTGAACGATTAATCCAATATGGAAATCGGTATCGAAGAAAATCTAAAGAATTGTCTCGTCAACTAGACGAAGCAGAACAAGCATTTAGAGAATGTAAATATGAACAAGCGCTTGAAAAAGCAGCAATGTCGATTGAGCGAGTTAGTCCAGGCTCTATCCAACAATTAGAATTACCAGTGAAAAAGTAA
- the brnQ gene encoding branched-chain amino acid transport system II carrier protein: MNNSLSSRDILAIGLMVFALFFGAGNMIFPPALGQAAGEDVWIAALGFLTTGIGLPLLGIAAIAISNGDLETIAGRVHPKFGLFFTTIVYLTIGPIFAIPRTATVSYEIAVVPYLSKFSEDYEWVAKMVDQTSWLPLFLFVVLFFTVTLLFALNPSKLVDRIGKILTPILLAVIVILVIKGILFPLGDLQSATGNYAKEPFFTGFVDGYGTMDALASLVFGIVIINAIKQRNVTNPKIIAKSTIKAGFISASLLGAVYLALSYIGATSRDLTKDADNGGAILSIIAKELYGPTGTAILGAAILFACLTTAIGLVSACGEFFSKVIPGVTYKQVAVITTLIGATIANVGLAKLIEITIPVLLMIYPIAIVLMILTFLHPFFNGYQAVYVGAVIGALLISIFDGLNAFGVNVTQIIDFFNSFLPFYSKQVGWLVPSLIGGLIGFVIAILTKQEEKPLQ, translated from the coding sequence ATGAACAACTCATTATCGTCAAGAGACATTCTTGCGATTGGCTTAATGGTTTTTGCTTTGTTCTTCGGTGCCGGAAATATGATATTTCCTCCTGCTCTTGGACAAGCAGCTGGGGAGGATGTTTGGATCGCCGCGCTTGGCTTTTTAACGACCGGAATTGGTCTTCCATTACTCGGAATTGCCGCTATTGCCATTTCAAATGGAGACTTAGAAACAATTGCCGGACGTGTGCATCCAAAATTCGGACTATTTTTTACAACTATCGTTTATTTAACAATTGGTCCTATTTTTGCGATTCCGCGTACAGCAACGGTATCGTATGAAATTGCAGTCGTACCTTATCTATCTAAATTTTCAGAAGATTACGAATGGGTAGCAAAAATGGTTGATCAAACTTCTTGGTTGCCTTTATTTTTGTTTGTCGTTCTTTTCTTTACGGTTACATTATTATTTGCATTAAATCCATCTAAATTAGTCGACCGAATCGGAAAAATTTTAACACCTATTCTTTTAGCAGTTATCGTTATTTTAGTTATTAAAGGAATCTTGTTCCCATTAGGTGATTTACAAAGTGCTACAGGAAACTATGCAAAAGAACCATTTTTCACAGGGTTTGTCGATGGTTACGGAACGATGGATGCACTTGCATCGCTTGTTTTTGGAATTGTTATTATTAATGCAATTAAGCAAAGAAATGTCACCAATCCAAAAATCATCGCAAAAAGTACCATTAAAGCAGGCTTTATTTCCGCTTCTTTATTAGGAGCAGTATATCTTGCACTTTCTTATATCGGGGCAACAAGTCGTGATTTAACAAAAGATGCAGATAACGGCGGAGCTATTCTTTCTATTATTGCCAAAGAATTATACGGTCCGACTGGAACTGCTATTTTAGGCGCTGCCATTTTATTCGCTTGTTTAACAACAGCAATCGGTCTTGTTTCTGCTTGTGGGGAATTTTTCTCCAAAGTAATTCCTGGCGTGACGTATAAACAAGTAGCTGTCATCACAACACTTATCGGGGCAACAATTGCGAATGTTGGATTAGCTAAATTAATTGAAATTACCATTCCGGTATTATTAATGATTTATCCAATTGCGATCGTACTAATGATTCTCACATTCTTACATCCATTCTTCAATGGATATCAAGCTGTTTATGTAGGGGCAGTTATCGGAGCACTTCTCATTAGTATTTTTGACGGATTAAATGCATTTGGTGTAAATGTTACACAAATCATTGACTTTTTCAATTCATTTTTACCTTTTTATAGCAAACAAGTTGGTTGGTTAGTTCCTTCCTTAATCGGTGGTTTAATCGGATTTGTCATTGCTATCTTAACCAAACAAGAAGAAAAACCATTACAATAA